The genome window CTTCCATGAGGTTGGACTGTACCACCTCTGGCTCTTCGGGGGCGATCTCTGTGGTGGACTCTACAATGTCTTCCTCTACAGAGACTGATGCCTCCTCTGATTTAGCGATGACGTCCTCCTCAGAAGAAACAGATTCTGCTTGCTCTGGTTCAACATGCTCCTCTACTACTGTGACAGGCACAGGCAGAGGGGATGCTGCTTTTGGGATGgattcttctgctgctgctgagacagGATCAATAATCTCCTGTTTTAATGGAATGGGTTcctccactgctgctgtttctgcaGCTACAGCCTCTGTCATTGCTGCTACCATGACGGTTTCAGTTATGCTGCTCACCACTGCCTGTATTTAAAACAAGCAGAATCACAATTTAGTTTTAAAGGATAAGTTCTATATAATTCATGAGTTTATATTCCCATAATACTCACATGCCCACATGTACATTAAAACAGTCCAGATCCTTTActattttttctcttccttgCAGAGCTATTTATCaatgtagattgttttggtgtgagctcatgaatgttggagatatcggccatagagatgtctaccttctctcaaatataaaagaactagatggcacttgctTTGTGGTGCTCACGgcgccaaaaatacatttggaaaaactcaacagcaatgtctctttacagaaatcatgaccccttactcaagataatccacagaccttgttgtgagcagtttaatgtaggaagtattttctttctatagacctacacctgccaactgtatcaccacaccGAAGAAAGCATGCATCTAGTgccagctcacctagcaccactgagctagctaacattcagctgaggaggacgccattaatgtttacgtctgcgacaagcacaagcctctctttcgtccatgagtagatgcacacttccttctgcacagtgataaggttggcgggtgtagtttagtagaaagaaaatagttcctacatgaaactactcacaagaaggtctgtggattatcttgagtaaccaggtcatgatttctggaaagagacatcgctgttgagtttttcaaatgtatttttttggcgctttgagcaccacaagccgagtgccatctagttccattatatttgagagcaGGCAGACaactctacggccgatatctccaacactctgcaactcacatcaaaacaatctagactgctaaacagcactacaggtaagaggaaaaatacgtCTTTTTGATTTGgaggtgaactgcccctttaaaatGCTCCTTTACAACACACTAACAATCTGGGTTAAAAATGGACCCAGTGCGAGTCAAGATGGCACCCAAGCCATACTGGGTTGACTTTACCCTGTACCAATGAGTTGTTCTGCCACAGTGTTAAGTGTTAATATCTTACCATCAACATGACCCTATGTCTTGGGTGGTTTTCTACCAGGTTACTAGGACAAGGTGCTTCAATTTCGTGTCTGTGCAATATGGACCCACGCTAGGTCAATTTGAAACTCAGCAATTTTTACTCTtacattcaaaatcttactAACAGAAGTGTTTTTAGAAATATATActttaagtatcaaaagtaaaaataccTTTGCAGCAGAAAAATGGCCGTGGTCTCATATTATAATGTATTAAATTAGATTTGTAATATTGGTGCATCAGTATGTCATGATGTATTGATGCATTTTACTGTTGCAGATGCTCAAGGTGGAGCTTGTTTTAATTGCTGAAGCCTCAGTTTCTCCTCCACATAGTATGTCCTTGGTGAGTTGTTGCTGAGTGATATTAATGCAAAGAGGGAATTTTGTAATAAAAAGAACTTTGCTAGATTCCCACTTGATATGTCTGactcagactgctgaagccCCATATTAGCTTTGGCTGAACTGAATTTTATTTCTTCATGGAATGAAGACTGTTGGTTTTGTCCCTACATTTGAACTATGCAAAGTGTGGATCTCTTCTACGTCAGTATGGACTGTAGTAACAATAACCATGAAcagttattgttttattgtagaTATGAGCATGTGAGTATTACGCCACAGTAAGACAAgcttgaaaaaaatgtgaacccTTCCTTTCTGAGTCTTTTTTCCAgccaaagacagaaaaaaaacatccaataTCTCCCTCAATAGATCCTCACCTCCGGCTCAGTGATCTCTCCCTTGGGCACAAAACCTGCAATTTCCTCCAGAACATTACGGTCCTCATTTGGCTGAAgcaaagagagacaggaaaaaTGAAAACTCAAACACGATGCTTGGAGTATGCACAGTTAATTCAGACGACGAATTAGAAGAACATCATTTGAGAGAAGATATTCAAACTCAACAACGGActataaaactgaataaattagCTTATGCAGCAGTGAACCTTTTGTGCaacatttataaaatataaaacgaCTCCTTGATCTATTACAGCTTTAAGTATAGCTCCTCTGACTTCCACTGACCATGATAAGTGGGTACTCTGCAGCAGGCCTGACCCTGACATGAGTCTCCTTCAGGTACTCTTCAGCCAGCACGGCTTGCTGGAGGCCAGGGAACAGGTTGCTGTACTGGGTGGGGTCAGCCAGAGCATCTGCTGCCTTCTGGTTCACCTTGGACAGACTCTCCTTCCAAAGCTTCACCACCCTGGAGGAAGGGGAGTGTATGCAGCTCATCAGTGATGCATCATGTAAACATAAACACGGATATAGACATTTCTGTTATCAAAAACTGTTAGGAATAGCATCATTTTTCCCATAAATCTTGGTTTCTGGAAACTTGTTGTCCTCTGGGAAACAAAAACACGTATTAATTCAGAATAAGGGGCAAACTGGTGTATGCAAAGGTTCTGCAGGACACATATGGATATAAGATTAATGTATGCACACAGAAACAGCCAGTGCACTGGAGTTCAACACCCAGGCATATGCTGTGCACTCAACAGAAACAACTTTACCTCGACACATGGCTGGGCAGATATGTTCTTGCCAGAAACGCAGCCTCTGGCAACCGATCTGTTTCAATAAGAAGGTCCAGACATTTGTCCAATCTGGGCAAACACAGAGAAGTGGTgatgtgcaaaaataaataaactaattcAGAAAAATATAACAAGATTATTGAAACCTGGATTTGAGCATAGCTCCTTCCTCACCTTCCCTGCAGGAAGTAGGTGAGAAAGGCCACGTTGgtctttccatctctctctgcccCCTCGGCCAGCTTCCCCACCATGTTGGCGTTGCCCGAGGCAGTGGCCAACAGCAATAATCCCCCGTAATCCTGAGCCTGGTGCAGACACTCCTGAGCCAAGCTGAACTGGCACTTTGTCGTCGCGAGCTCCGCCAACTGCTTCCATTTCTGCTCTGACTGTAGCGCCCACATGCCAAGGTGCCAAAGAGACAGGAGAGAGGATTAACACAGGAGGAAAAGCATGATCCTCAACAACAATGCGCTGTCAAGTATGGGAGCTCAGGGCTGTGACTATACATTATCCTGTGTATTACAAAGCTACTGATGAAAGAAAAtcattgaaaaatgttttggcaGCTCAGTGGTGCAgcggttagcactgtcacctcacagcaagagggctcagGGTTCACACCCACTGGCTGGCtcgggcccttctgtgtggacttgcatgttctctctgtaGTTTTTCACCAGCTTTTCTGGCTTCTTCCcatagtccaaagacatgcaggttaattggtgactctaaatcgctcgtaggtgtgaatgtgagtgtgaatggttgtctgtctgtatgtgccagccctgtgatagtctggcaacctctctagggtgtaccctgcctttgGACAATGtgagctgggataggctccagtgaCACTGAATAGAATAAGCGGTTACAAataatggatgaatggattaaAAAGTCTTTTGAATTATTCTATCATAAGATAAACTAACGTTAGGATCCTCCAACCAGACTGTGAGCAACCTTTTTTTTACCTAGCTTGGTCCACATCTTGTTCCACAGTGAAATATATCTACGTCTGTTGAATGGATTGCCATTAAATATATCGCCATTGTTCCCAGAGAATTAATCCTACTGTCTTGTTAAACGGGACTTTTCCACTTTTGCCTACATGAGGTTGAAGTTTAGTGCTAACATTCATTATcacctcaggatgaattgtaacaTCATTGCccctctgacttttcatctgcctttcagtttgttcactgATTTAAGACCAAACAGCTACAAAGCTAATGACATTCTCATCAGCTTTAGCTTTAGTCTGTGTttaatgctaattagcaaatattagcatTCTTGTACACTTAACTAAGACCATGAACATTGTTAAGATAATAACTGCTTAACAACAGCATGAATGCAATTGTTATTGTGAGAATGTTAGCATGCAGaggttagcatttagctcagagcACCAATACAGCCTCATAGAGCTGCTAGCACGGCTGTAGACTCTTGTGCCATGCCTCAAACCTGATACATATTCTTTCTCAGCAGGTTTTCAGCATGTTCACACAaggaaagagacaaaataaagaATACTCAAAGCAGACAGTATGCATACCGCTGAGTTTTGAGTGTGCTGTTCACACACATTATTCTTCCACAGTGCAATTCACATATGAAATGGATGCACTCCTCACAGCTCAGAAAAAATGTGGGTGGTGgtgaaaaagttaaaaaaagagagaaaaacctCAACAAAACATTCTGACATCTCTTTGTGAAGTTTAATGGCAGTAGTTTTCCATAGTTGCAGTTTGACTGACAACCGACTGTCACACTGTGGAGGTGGGTCTGATTCAAAGTCAGCTGCAGGGGAGAGGTGAAGGGGGATGACTCATGAGAGTAGTACCAGGTGAGTTGAttgacacagctgctgctggtttgtTCTTATTACATCTCCCTTTTTGATGCAGTAGTGTGCTGGCCCTCGAAGGACTGCGGCCCAGACCAAGGAGACCAAGGAGAAGGTAAGTGCCTGAGTTTTTGGTTTAAGACTGAATGCACTGAGACATGTGCTGGAAGAGCCGATCtgattttgttattgtgtgCTTAGCAGAAGTAAATAAAAGTATTGCATATAGAGGGAGTGTttattctgtgtgtctgtgctgggGAACTCACAGCAAGACAGCTACACACACATGGATATTTTTGTATACAAACTGCTTAGACGATTAGTATGTAGTGCATGCTGTATAGAGTCAGTATGCAGTATGGATTTAGGACACTGCTATggtcttgtttttgtgtgtatgtgttctctGACCTCTGCCTCTGAAGCCAATTGGTAGGCTATCTTGAGCTCTCCCAGCTGCAGGGCCAGTTCAAACTTGTGTTCCGGGTCAGTGGACACAGCCAGAGCCTGCTGTCTGAAGCCCTACAcaacacaagaaaacacaacGAAGAGTTATAAATATTTCACTCCATGTTTTCTGCTCTGTCGTCTGTTTTTATGTAAGGCACTTTGGCCGACAGTGCAAGATTAGATATGCGAAACTATGTGAAAGTAAAGTGGTAAAAGACACTGCGTGAGAAGCAAAACCATTCCCatgataaatatattttaaaagaaacacacaagAATTCTGCTCAGAGGATTTTCCTCCATCTGGCTGCCTGATGTTCGGGAAATTATGCATTCCATAGTCAAATCCTGAATTTATAGTCAGCTCAGGCGGAAAGGAAAGGCACAGAGCTGCACAAAAGTTGGAGGACAAACCTGTTTCTCCAAAAAGTGGGCTACCCTGGTCCTCTGCTCCTTGGGGATTGTTGGCAGAACCTTGTCAGCCGTGCTGAAGTCCCTCCTCATGACAGCTGTCTGGTACTCCagcactgacagcagcagggcGTAGCTGATGACGTTCAGCTCCTTGTCTCCGAGGTAGAGACGATCGTCCTTGGGGATGTAGCCCAGCAGATACATGGTCCTAAAACCAGAAAGGCATTGCTTTGAGAATTTTTCATGGTATTTTTAATTTACGGGATAGAAATGGATGGAAAGAGAACAGTGGACGCCATGAGACATCAAGTGGATTCAAAACTGTGCAGCAGATTTTCCCAGCATGCCTTGTGGATGGCCAAGTTCAGAGATGAATAAACATAAATGGGTACATCTTTCTAAaaatacatgcatacacatagTATACCTGTCCAGATGAGCAATGGTGATGATCTCTCCTCCAACATAGTAGTTCAGTCTGTTAAGAGAGCTGGTGTAGATGAAGCAGTCTCCCACCCAAACTCCTGTCTTCACCACCTCAGGGACCTCACCCAGCACCTGGGCACCAGGAAGAAACAAGACAGACACCATTGGAAACTCCCATTAACATTTCTCAAAACCTAAAAGAGAAACCACAACTCCTCAATAGACGTTTCAAATGACACCAAAGATTggcaaaagtttttaaaaatgaaaatgtagtaGGTGATAAAATTTCTCTGCTTTTCATCACGTGCTTCTGGAGATTATATCCTGCAAATAATATCCTTGCACATTAGTTCAGGAAATTCTCTACTACGTGTCTCTGACCTCGAAGGCGCCCTCTATCCCATCCTCCGTTATCTCCTCCTTGGACTCCTGAGCTGATGCCACTCTCTCCGGTAGGTAGCGCAGCACGAAGAAAGACTCATCTGTGCTGATACACACAAGCTCCCCACCATCGGACCAGAAGATCtaaagacacaaagacaagatattatAAGAGGGCAACAGACAGACTGCTGAAGACGTGAGAGCCATAGCAGCAACACTCACATGTTTAGGCTGGATCTCGATGCGGCGAATCAGTTCAGCAGTCTCCCAGTCGTAAAAGGCCAGGCCGCTGTTTGACCTCACTCCGAGTAAGAAGCCACCAAAGATACCTGTGGGACAGCAGGATACCAAAGATGAGACATACTTGCATATACACATTGTACTATCCAcacaaggaaaaaacaacagaactCACCTTCAGCCCCAAAATCAGGTTTAAAAGCCTTCTTCTCTTTGAAGTTCTTAAATAATTTGACCATACTGTTGCCTTCTCTAGTGGCATACCTGTGGAAATAACATAAACACTTAGTTATAATGTCACTGACCTCATCAGAGGGGGAAGTTAATCACTCTTGTTACAAAACATTTTGGGACAGTTAGATGAGATCCAAGACCGCGCTTTGGTCTGTTCACTAAATACGAAGCTAAAGCCAAGAAATAGCATACAGATAGAGACTGGTATCAACCTTCTCATCTAACTCGCAGCAAGAAAGCAATGTTGACTTACTGTGATGAGTCATGGGCCCAGACAAACTCCTGAGCTGAGCCGAAGCTCTTGTTCCTCAGGGCCATGGCGGTGTAGATGATATACTCCCCATCTCCACACACCACTAcaaatctgcacacacacaaaacgcaTACATATCAGGATATAAAATAGGGAGGACACATACTATTCTCACCCCCCAAAGAATCAGGTTAACACGTGTTCTGGACATTAACACTGTGATCAGACACAAACAGTTCAGTCCAGAAACTTCAATGTGCTCTTACTCCAAGTGATATAAAAACTAGAAGCATGTCTCAACAGCACAAATCAGGacatatattaaaaaatgaaaacagataaTATACATTATGTGTAGGATGATTCAAGACCCCTAAGCTATGCATTGAGGCCTCATTCCACATTAAGGACCTGCTTGCtgtacattatcccgcttattacacgCCTACATACTAAAGAAATCAATAATttgacacatttaaaaataattcattGCGTTCTCTAAGCATCTGTGATCAGAACCTTAGCAATCAGAACTGAGAATTCAATAAATCCCTGccataaaaatatataaccTCTTATTACCACTGTTTCCACCCACAGCCCACCACTCTCACCTCCCATTGGGGCTGTGCTGGATGGTCTGGGGGAAGATCTCGCAGCTGCCCATGTCTTTGACACCCAGTGGCagcctctctccatctctgatcTCAGTCTCTCCCATGGCCTTCAGGTTTGCCTGCTGCACTTCGGAGTGGCGAGCCCACATGACCTTCCCGCTGGAGTCCATGGACATGGCTGGCTCCTCCCGTCCCAGCTGAGACAGACAGGGTGAGGGAACAGGAAGATGAGGTGCCAGATTTGTGGTGACAACGAGGGGCACCATTTTAATACCGCAGGTCAACAAACATTCCTTCAGCATACACAATCTGCTATGTAATATTATCAAACTGAGGCAGTGTTATGTAACTGCTCATAGCTGCTACTGAGGATAGAGAGGTCGTATCCTCCATTTTTGGGTGTTAATAACCTGTGGAGTTGTTTACAGTTTAAAAATTAAGCATTAATGTTCCATTTTCTGTTTACAAGagattattaacattatttcaTGAGTCTGTGGTTCCTGGCTGCTGTCCTCAGGGCCCCACTGACAAAAGAGCGGCTTCCAAGGGCCCATCGATTGGGCCTTAATCAAAAGTCAAATGCAGCTGGAGAATGAAATTGGGAAAAAATGGTAATATCTAAATAATGACTTTTCTTAAAAACTGCATTATATTGTTTTCTTAATGTTCTGAGATGAGCTGCTCACATCAGCCTGCTCCTACTTTGTATATTCAGTCATTTATGTGAGGAATTAAGGAATTAAAGAACCGTACAGCACTTAAAATCAAGTATATTGAAAATTTAAAACTTAGTCATACTGCTTTGTATACCTTGATGATGATGGTGCCTTCATCATAGCCCAGAGCCACACTGTTGGAGCCAGGCTGGCCACAAATACACCACACTCTCTCCATGCCATAGTTGAGCGTGTTTTCTAGTCGGTAGGTGTTGGAGTGCCACACTCGCACAGTGCCTATGGAAACAACAAAGAGGTCAAAGCGAAATAAAATGCCGTTCTGATTTTaagctttaaaaatgtttcattgaAATACAAAACCCACCATCCTCGGAACCGGTGAGGATGATTGGCAGCTCCGGATGGAAACAGACGCAGGTCACGTTCTGGTTGTGACCCTCCAGGGTCTGAACACAGGTTTTGTTCTGGTAGATAAAGACAAAAGCATATGCACTCATCAAATAATACCACTGGCAatagtatgtttttttaaaatctgaactgctcatgtgtgtttgttaccaATATGTAACACTGAATATTAACACACAGAATAATATGCACATGCCACCTGCTACACTGGAGTGTATGGAAGTTTTATTCAAAATATTAAATGCATGCTTGATAAAGTTATGCCACTTTAAATGAGCTTCACACAACACATAGCGGCAACTAATTATTTGCTATAtgaagatatagtggagtaacggcgtcctgagcagagagtgAAATCAAGCTacttctgtgtgtgctgtgatcagagcttctctgttctttattGTGGTAGACAGTCCAgcaatgtgtgcatgtttgtgcatgtgagtcccctgtgtgtgttccacagccgctctgcactgcactcattcAGTCagggacaaaatttcaaaagtTTTCCATGACTTATCAAGGACCCATAATAGAACTGGAAATCATTTTGGAAAAGCATGCACCTAATTGTGTCTGCTGAACTTGCTGGCCTGGTCATGGTACTTTttttagacacacacatgcaggagagTCTCACTGCCCATAACAAACGCCGCCAAACTATGTCACATACACATGACGTCTTAAAGTGGACAACTTGGCTGGTATACATTATTAAATAGGAGAACCGTTCAAGTTTTCCATTTTTATCAAGCCTCTAATAGGTTGTTTGAGTTAATTTGCCTTACTTGACATTGTACCTCCTTCCATGTTACTATTGCGCATCTCTACGATGCTGAAACAATATATCATGCAGCTCTAGGATAACGCATATTAAAGCTACGTTATGTCAATGGCTAgcttacagaaaataaatttgccgttatgttacattacatggaAGGTTATGCCCGGAAGATCTCTGTAACAATGAATTTAATTACAAACCACAAAATTCCATGAGTTTCCCAAAACTTTCAATTATGTTtacaaattccatgacttttccaggttttccatgaccttgGGAACCCTGTTCAGTGGTTACAAGTGACATCTGTACGTTGTTGTCATGAAAACATGGCTCCCATCTTCCAGTTTACCCCCAGTTAACACTCTTAgctttgttagcactgttgccgttgTCAGCACTGTTCGcactgttagcaccactagctgctagctgctggccCAGCCACCCCAATGTTGAGAACCGTATGCAGACCTCTGAATCACAGTTATGCTATAAATATTGTAGAGCTCCTAAATACAATAGAACTCCTTTAGGAAACTAGATATTTAGTTCTCTGAATAATAATGGATGAACCCTAGacaaacattttgaaatttgaaaaCATATACGTAGCATTGTAGAACTGCATCCCTGTTATTGCTTTCCCTACAGATACAACTACACCTACTACTTCTGCTGCACTTACTTATTCTCTATATGGGATGAGAACCATGTGAGGCTCGCTGGAAGATATGTATATTGTTCTACAACTATGGCTTTTGGTGAGGCATTTTTTAATAATGTCTTCCACTGTGAGAATGTATTTGCTGATAGTAAAGAGTAATTTGCAAATGATATATGGACTAAACCAAAACTATGTACATTTAGGATgacataataaataataaggAAATGCTAATGCGAATTACGTCGAATATAATTGATC of Epinephelus lanceolatus isolate andai-2023 chromosome 4, ASM4190304v1, whole genome shotgun sequence contains these proteins:
- the LOC117259737 gene encoding coatomer subunit beta'-like is translated as MPLRLDIKRKLTARSDRVKSTDLHPTEPWMVASLYSGTVVVWNHETQMMVKTFELCDLPVRVAKFVARKHWVIAGADDMQIRVFNYNTLERVHMFEAHSDYIRCIVVHPTQPYVLTSSDDMLIKLWDWDRKWTCSQVFEGHTHYVMQIVINPKDNNQFASASLDRTIKVWQLGSRTPNFTLEGHEKGVNCIDYYSGGDKPYLISGADDRLVKIWDYQNKTCVQTLEGHNQNVTCVCFHPELPIILTGSEDGTVRVWHSNTYRLENTLNYGMERVWCICGQPGSNSVALGYDEGTIIIKLGREEPAMSMDSSGKVMWARHSEVQQANLKAMGETEIRDGERLPLGVKDMGSCEIFPQTIQHSPNGRFVVVCGDGEYIIYTAMALRNKSFGSAQEFVWAHDSSQYATREGNSMVKLFKNFKEKKAFKPDFGAEGIFGGFLLGVRSNSGLAFYDWETAELIRRIEIQPKHIFWSDGGELVCISTDESFFVLRYLPERVASAQESKEEITEDGIEGAFEVLGEVPEVVKTGVWVGDCFIYTSSLNRLNYYVGGEIITIAHLDRTMYLLGYIPKDDRLYLGDKELNVISYALLLSVLEYQTAVMRRDFSTADKVLPTIPKEQRTRVAHFLEKQGFRQQALAVSTDPEHKFELALQLGELKIAYQLASEAESEQKWKQLAELATTKCQFSLAQECLHQAQDYGGLLLLATASGNANMVGKLAEGAERDGKTNVAFLTYFLQGRLDKCLDLLIETDRLPEAAFLARTYLPSHVSRVVKLWKESLSKVNQKAADALADPTQYSNLFPGLQQAVLAEEYLKETHVRVRPAAEYPLIMPNEDRNVLEEIAGFVPKGEITEPEAVVSSITETVMVAAMTEAVAAETAAVEEPIPLKQEIIDPVSAAAEESIPKAASPLPVPVTVVEEHVEPEQAESVSSEEDVIAKSEEASVSVEEDIVESTTEIAPEEPEVVQSNLMEDVTSSVEADVQEISPAADAVPAACVSETYLMETTSETIVATEETPVTTETTATDAPVSTGLLVDTDVTESIATGEVPVNEEPEAPVIVETAVKETHVSEELVTEAAAQPVAVEELISFENTASLLPNEPVHPPTFPDFALDPLLDPLENTMPALTPVSAQEPEQEEQTATLPVKPEDKLEPAVPLQAEPEVLSPVAAPTEGNIAKEEVAGSEGAEKLAAESLEAELNDEILDDLDLDNFDLEDIDTTDVNLDDELLSE